A stretch of DNA from Anabrus simplex isolate iqAnaSimp1 chromosome 12, ASM4041472v1, whole genome shotgun sequence:
TTCAGATTAGGCAAATGTATAAATAGCCACTTCTATTTGAAATACAAGTTTTTTAATAAACTTCCAAATATTCCTGTGGAAGcatcaataagttaatttaaaaCTACTCTTAAAGTATTGATAACATGAAAGGTTTTTATTATATAAATAATTTCTTCTTAATTCTAATTCAGATTTTGGTGATCTTAAAGTGATTACATGAAATGATTTTGTATATGTGAACGTAATGACCAAGTCTATTCTAACTATGTTACTTAATGACCAATAAAGAATTTTGAATCTAACTGAGAACTGAATATAGGCCTAATTTGTCAAGCTCGTCATTCCCAActacacagaatattcaatagtaagcagatgaAAACCCTGAAAATTCGATCGATTAATCGATCGATCACAGTGGGTGCTGCTTGCTTTAGGTTATCCATATAGCTATTGATGCTaatggttacttcacattcaagatatcactttttttttttatgtttattaagttttctttacaatttattcctggcataaaagtcATGCCCTGCATGAATGTCATAAAAACTCAAAAAATGTGCTATTACAAGGGTAATTATGGTGTGCCCATTTTATCTGTCAGAAGAacaaatttccagattttttctgaattccctgacatttcctggtttttctgttatttatcgaattccctgacatttcccggttttGCCCAGTTTTCCATACTGGTGGACACTCTGCATAGGCCTCAGAGCTAAAGTTCAAGAAAATCTTTCAGAGAGAGCGAGATACTGCATGTTTTCATAAATGTATATGTGCTAGTGTACATAGACTTCATCACAAAATATTTCCAAGGAATTcacttggcattaacagcaaagaaAATGCAAATAACACCAAGAGAACACCTAAAACTATATGACCAAAAATATGCATTCATACCATTTCTGGTCAAATATGGTTTTAAAACCCTGCCACCATGTTCACGATAGTTAGAAACATGTTAATAAAAATAGGACATGTCATAGCAATCCAAGCCCTACTTCTGAATATTATATAGCTTACCTTTAAATGCTGGAGTTCCTGAAGGCAGTTTATTCCTGTCAGCAAGAACTCTAGACTGACTTCTCGGTCCTAGTGGAATAATTCGCTTTTTGATGGTCGAAGCAGTCTTTTCTGACACTACCTTCACAGGAAGGACAAAAGTGTTGTTGAGATCACGATCACAACCAATATCGTGCTCTGAAAGGGTATGCACATATTCCAACGCATCTGGTGGAGGATTTATGAAAGTCTTATCAAATTCAATACTAGGTTTGAGAGCAAAGGAAGTCATAGTCTGTAATGTCCTCAAATTCGTTCCTTCAATATCACTTTCACTGGCAGGTAACGAAGGTGCAGGGGTGACAAATGTCCTGTTAAGATCTTGGGTAGTGTTTTCTCCTTCAAAGGTCTTATTCAGTTCCAGAAGTGTACTCAACTTCTCACAGGCAGTAAACTGGGTATGGCTCGGCATAACAAACGTGCTGTTTGGATCTATAATAGGAAATTCAGCCTTTGCTTGTGCTGGCGAAAATGTCTCGCTAACACTGGTCTCTGTCTCAGGAGCATCTATATTGGGAAGATCATATGGAGGTTGGGAGGGGGAAGGGGTAACGAAAGTTCTGTTCAAGATATCATCATCTCCATCCCCAGAAGTAGGTGTCACAACGGCTGGAGGATCATACTGACAAGATGACACTGTAGTTTCTAGAATATTAGTCTTGTCATCTCTTGTGTTCTGTGGTTCCTCCTCAACATGAGAAGGAAGAGAAATGGGGGTAGTTTGCTTGAGGTTAGAACAAAGATGTTCTTTATTTCCACAAATGTCTGGAGATGTCAGAGAATGAGTGCCACAACCAACACAACTACTACGTAAATTATAAGGACGATATTTTGTCTCTGTCTTTCGGTGGCATTTCTCTGTACCTTCTGAAGAACTGATATCTGGACTACTCCCCTCCGTGCTATGTCTTTCACCGAGAGGTAAGGAATTTTTATGCAATTCATGAGCAGGGTCAATTTCACTACTGCTGTTCTTGTGGTTTCTTGTACAGCCTTCGCCCAAATCCATAGTTGTAACAGGAATAAGAGAAGTCTTCTCAGCTTCGAGTTCTGAGGAATCTGGACACAGTGGATCTGCAACTGATACTGACTGAACAGTAGCTGGTGAAGGTATATCAATGGTTTTATGAGAAACAAGCTGATGTGAACTTGATTCTCCTGTCTGGTTACATAATTTTGGTTTAGCTGCCAATGGTGAAGAAGGAATACAAAAGGTCTTCTCAGCAATTTGTTCACAAGAGTTTATACTCGATGGCCCATCAGTTGTTGATTCATCAATCATGGCTGTCAGAGGAGAGAAATAAGTTCTCCGGGTATTCAAATGCAGATAACTTGATTCAATAGGACAATCAGGTGAAATCTGTTTTGCCTCTCCATCAGCCTCCAACGGAAAAGGAACGGCGAAAGTTTTACGAGCAATTTCATTTGAAGATCTTGTCCCCCAAGGCAATTCTGGTTTTGTAGGCAGAACACCCGTCGATGAGGAGGGAATAACGAAGGTTTTCCGAGAAATTTCACTTGATGTCCTTGGTCCCTTAGGCCAATCTTGCACTGCTTGCTCCGCAGTTGTAGGTGAAGAAGGAATGACAAAAGTCTTCCGAGAAGTCAGTTCTGAAGAAGCTGAATTCGACGGCTCACTTAATGACATTGATTCAGCTATCTGCGACAAGGGAGTGAAGTAAGTCTTCCGAGGTGTCCGAGCAGGGAAAGAAGGTGTGCTTGGTTCTTCTGATATGGGAGGAATGACATACGTTTTCCTCAACTCCTTTGGAGATCTCAACCCTCTGGGTGATTCTGGTGTTGGTAATTTAGAAGCTGCTGATGAGGGAATAACGAAACTTTTCTGAGTACTCTCACTTGAAGACTGAACACCCTCTGCCAAATCTGCAGTTATTGGCTCAATACCCATGGCAGGGCTAGAAGGTGGGCTTGGTTCCTCCGATATGGGACGAATGACAAACGTCTTCCGAGCAGACTCTCTGGGAGATCTCAACCCTCTGGGCAATTCTGGCATTGGTAATTTAGAAGCTACTAATGACGGAATAACAAAAGTTTTCTGAGGACTCTCGTTTGAAGATTGGACACCCTCCGCCAAGTCAGAAGTTATCGGCTCGATACCCATGGCTGAAGAATTCAATTCATCTTCAGTACTCTGTTTCAGAGACAGCTGATCTGCAAACTTCTCAGATATTTCATTGGATAAATGGAATCTTTTTGGTTCAGCACTGCTAGGGTAATGGGAAGGTGTGGTAGCTCCCAGTTTCTTCACAGATGATGGGGTAAGTAAACCACTTTGACAGTCATAATCATCCATTTTGAGACCGATCACTTTCTTCAATAGAGAGAAGCTTCTCCTTTCTTTGGATGGCGTCTCCTTCCAACAAACTTCCTTAACTCCAGCAAGAAGATTAACATTTtgctgaaaacaaaacaaaaagaaacattTTAACAGATGCAGTGAGACACAAGTCAGATGAACAAGTCATACAGTCTTAACTCCAATGTCTCCCTGAAGACCATCTATTTTGTATTAAAAaacagagggatgtaatcaccttTGTACACAGTATACATGGATCAATCAGTGAAAGGTATGAAACGGCAGTTATTGCTATGCCAACGACTTTGTCTAAattaatctattaaagaaactattgttttattttgagtccaccttgtcaatacgcTTTATAATGATATAAAATTGTTGATTTAAGATaatgacatcactgatgaagggaatggatgattttcctgaaacatgtattttagatcaatattttctatcattataaggtgtattgacaaggtggactcaaaataaaactGCAATAgcttctttaatagattcagataagtcaatacaggatcaaataaaatacctattatggttaagtttatcaacaatttGTCTTAATGGTCAACTGTGCTGAAGGCCTGGTATCTAAAAATTAGAACTTAAAAAGAGGAACAGCAAGTATGATTTAAAAGCATAGTAATCTCAGTTGGGAAGAATATAAGAGGATTgaagttaatcatcatcatcatcatcatcatcatcatcatcatctcaaaccCGAGGTCTGTCTTCCTAGGGCCAGTCTTCACTTCATCCTACCCTGAATTCATCCGCGAATTCCTGctttggtctctctctctctctctctctctctctcactcacgtTACGTCCTTCCATTTTTCCATCCAGCAAGGCAGTAAATCATCTTGAATGTCGCAGTAGGTGACCAACTATACAATGACTCCTTTTTGCAATTTTTTTCAGCAGATTCTTCCTTTTGCCTGCTCAAGACAATACTTCCTCATTAGTCACTCTCTCTGTCCATGGTACCTTCAACACATTCCTCCAGCACCACGTCTCGACAGCTCAAGTCTTTCCTTTACTGTTCTAATATTCCGCCTTTTGACAGATCGTTTCCTAGTTTCGAGTGACATTTCTTGATGTTAATAGACATTTCTTCTCAAAAAATGCTTCCTTGGCTTGGGCTATTCTGCACTTTGTCAAGTGTACTTCTGCCATCCGATGTTAAAGTGCTCCACAAGTATTTGAAATAAGTAATCTGCATCAGCTGTTTGTTTTTCAATGTTGAAAAAAATTTCTTAgaagacaaagtagggatccccatactacgaaaaatgtaaaattaagcaatttttctCAATTGTGGCGAGCGTTGAAGGGCTAAGGGAATCGGAAATTTTCAAATTGTGACCCTCGAATAGTTCTCCTGGCCTAAATGTAGTTCTGCGAAGAAAAAagcctaaatcgcttgtttctttactagtttcctCTTTctgatttacataattatttctgtaatgtgtttcttgatttAATACCctgaggcattttttttttttttaatgtccacatcGAATATAGTTCTAGACtacgggcttaagtgaaacactgcattgactcattagcgcacgtagtggtgcttaaataaaACAATGCgctgactcacataagcgctcgtagtgatagaaaaatgcaaactgctaatctcaacgactggataacgatgattaagaaaacgattgtaatttttaggaaaagataaatattctcatactttatttacctaaaattcgtagctcatattcctacgatgttttgaacattgagttgcttgcctgaagggctagaactgtcgatttatttttttatttattttttttacatcgcacagataaagacaggtcatatggtgacgatgggataggaaagggctaggagttggaagtgaccactaccttaattaacgtacagcaccagcatttgcctggtgtgaaaatgggaaaccacagaaaaccaatttcagggctgctgacaagcTACTCGTTCTAGCCATACTTGTGCGATCTGCAATTCACGATCTTAGTTTTCTTCCCGTTTATCTTCAATGTTGCAGttattcctttgtatgttattcaTAAGGTGTAGTGCATCTTGAACCTCTTCATTTTCCAGCAAAGCAATATCATCTGTAAAACAGACTGTTTTGTAGCGTTCTCCTTTCACCATTATACCACGCCTGCTGGTTTCTGAGAATTCTTTCACACCTTGCTCTATAGGGTTGCCATGATGTCCCGTTACCCCTTtataaatgttaatgtaaattgttttttctTACATGTTTCAGACTGTGTGAACTAAATGCTGGCTGATACGTCCAATTACAGTACTGGAGAACGTGTTATTGTGAAGTTGTTGGGTGCGTAAGAGAAATCAAACATGGAAGACTACTCCAGAAGTTCGTGCCGACTTTTGGGAACAGTTTCAATGATATCCTCCCCCGAAACAAACCCTTTGCCACAGGATAAGGAAAGAAGTGGCAAGCCTTCCGCAAGAAAAGAAATGTCAGCTCGTCGCGGGGTCCGTGGAGAGATCACCGAAGAAGTCGACGCATAAAAGAACTGCGGAATTGGGTACACCCCCGTCAACAATGCAGAAGCACCAGAAAAAAGACTTACACCTGCGCTCATTTTGGCCTACACCAGTCCATGAATGCGCACAGAACCTGGCGGCTTATTATCCTTTGGCATGAGAATGACTGTACACCGTCTGATCCTTTGGACAAGTAATTGTTCACTTCAAGAAAACTCCTCTACAGAAGTTCATGTTATTTATTTAAGTTTAGGGGTTTATGTTGGTTGTTATGGCGGTTACGAGACTTTGCGGCCTCCCTGTATGTATAAGCTAAACAATAGTGGAGATAGTCTACATCCCTGTGTAACACCTATGCCTATCTTTGCTCAAAGTCGTTCCTAACCAGTGAGGGTTGTCTGATTTTTGTACAGCTGTAGGATTAAGCTTGTAGTACACAatcaaatttttctttcaattcagTACTTCACAAGGAAAGtcgtcaaatcttgtcaaagactgctCAATATTGCTGAAGGTTGAACAAGATTTGACAGCATTTTGTTTTTACATGAAGGCAAGGaaaacagcagttgtggttcttgaaCAAGCAATGAGATACATTCTTAAAAAGAGAAACCTGCAATAAACTATAATTTACACAGGGAAAATATTAATGAGGTGATCTTCAACATTTTTGCAACGTATTTACTACCATAACGTGATATGCAAAGGGTTAggttatattgcatttactcacattaattgaataaaatcttagcaatgcaacggaaattcatgTCTTATTACATGAATACATATTAggacttatttaataataataactgtaccgggcggtacacctccacgccactaattcaaactttgcgccagttgaaactcctctgctggaggaagtctgaactttatctactgtgttaattttcaagtttctcagaagatgtcactacttggaaattttgaagtttctgaactgggtcgttttcgacgtatttttgttttgtctgtagtaagaagtgtgaacattctcttctagaggacactactgaagaaatacaattgtgcaccctagtgcgaagtgaaagaactatgttttttgagaaaatttgaattcataagtttgttctttgttaaatttcttgcagtcattgtttaagttggcaatattaaccctttctttccccttgttttgaattttgccaatcccgaatttctcgaattaattttccaccaataatgtgtttcttcttcattttgtgtaggggttttcttggttaaccaataaaattcttgtgggagggtgttctcattcctgaaacgcctcgaactttccgcgagagtatat
This window harbors:
- the LOC136884407 gene encoding uncharacterized protein, whose translation is MLLAARRRVSKGVCTPSRGRMSFMMRNRATPSAASARARAPTGTNSNMKVVVRVRPRNEKDGEGRDIVKVVDEKMLIFDPKESEEPFFVGGIQQKNRNMLKRKNREMQFVFDRVFGFSASNQEVFEGSTKELIKSLLDGFNCSVFVYGATGAGKTFTMLGNKSYPGISYLTMVELYAAMGRMKDDKDFDLSISYLEVYNETVHDLINPSGPLKIHEDGTSGTVVSGIQIHRITNAEELFAMLEKGNSNRTQHPTDANAESSRSHAVFQVMIRIADKLSNQVKIAKLLMIDLAGSERGAVTGGKGKRFCEGSNINKSLLALGNCVNALADGQKHIPYRDSKLTRLLKDSLGGNCKTVMIANVSPSSKTFEETFNTLNYATRAKKINTKIRNNVYSVDMHINQYIRLVEELRLKITTLEKQLEEEKSKKGTDSVPLSEVPSTSKIRDIAAENESVTKWKEKLNFLFEKMAITQSDVLKLDAEIRLTEHKIMVKKEIQKRLQKIRTTASQFQNCNRAEVLVARLERQLEACKRNRSIARSSVFMCEGELLSAKSQIEEEGLLNELKETLDLHQNMMEKNALSIKMETAEKLATLQHSEIMNRDKIILEMASTLEHFYTVLVDSDKVTGSMKDKFLQNVNLLAGVKEVCWKETPSKERRSFSLLKKVIGLKMDDYDCQSGLLTPSSVKKLGATTPSHYPSSAEPKRFHLSNEISEKFADQLSLKQSTEDELNSSAMGIEPITSDLAEGVQSSNESPQKTFVIPSLVASKLPMPELPRGLRSPRESARKTFVIRPISEEPSPPSSPAMGIEPITADLAEGVQSSSESTQKSFVIPSSAASKLPTPESPRGLRSPKELRKTYVIPPISEEPSTPSFPARTPRKTYFTPLSQIAESMSLSEPSNSASSELTSRKTFVIPSSPTTAEQAVQDWPKGPRTSSEISRKTFVIPSSSTGVLPTKPELPWGTRSSNEIARKTFAVPFPLEADGEAKQISPDCPIESSYLHLNTRRTYFSPLTAMIDESTTDGPSSINSCEQIAEKTFCIPSSPLAAKPKLCNQTGESSSHQLVSHKTIDIPSPATVQSVSVADPLCPDSSELEAEKTSLIPVTTMDLGEGCTRNHKNSSSEIDPAHELHKNSLPLGERHSTEGSSPDISSSEGTEKCHRKTETKYRPYNLRSSCVGCGTHSLTSPDICGNKEHLCSNLKQTTPISLPSHVEEEPQNTRDDKTNILETTVSSCQYDPPAVVTPTSGDGDDDILNRTFVTPSPSQPPYDLPNIDAPETETSVSETFSPAQAKAEFPIIDPNSTFVMPSHTQFTACEKLSTLLELNKTFEGENTTQDLNRTFVTPAPSLPASESDIEGTNLRTLQTMTSFALKPSIEFDKTFINPPPDALEYVHTLSEHDIGCDRDLNNTFVLPVKVVSEKTASTIKKRIIPLGPRSQSRVLADRNKLPSGTPAFKGAVDVPKNTPVSLDVKKNMNKENKPIYRPNLPPRLLVKMGTVASKPFNKPLARPPVTYRPATGVVKTELSRERTRLVGSHPYVRPEVTRNAPMRFVHNAGPRRPL